The genomic stretch CGCTTGGTGTCCCACTGACCGTCCTCTTTGGTTAGGCCGCTGGTGAGTCTGACACACCAGAGGCCAATCCAGTGGCGCACGAGGAGGCAGAGGATCGGATTTGGCCACCGTCCCAGCATCGGGCTGTTCCTTCCGGCGCCTTATACTGGGGGACTTACACGTCACTTTAGAAAGCTGcaacgaagagagagagagagagagagaagaaaagaattAGGTGCTGGTTTAGCCGCCAAACCGGTTCCAATCGAAATGCAATCGTGCTGCATGGAATGTTGGCGCAACAGATTCCGGAACATCCGCTTCAGCTCGGTATAGTCCGGCGCGTCGCAGAATTCCATCCGCAACGCGTACTCGGTCCCGCTGAACTCAGCCGGCAGTCCTCTGCACAGCTCGCTGGGCGTAATGCACAACTTCAGAAGCAGTGCCTCGTCCGGATCAAATCGCTCCTCGGTACCATACCACGGTAGGCCACCGCGGAGCAAACACCAGCATGTAGGCGAGTGACAAAATGTCATCTCGCCTGCTCGGTGTATACTCCAGATGAGCGGAACACTGTGcaaattcgatcgttccggcGAACGGGAAAACGCATCCTGCGCTATGTGTTTCCCCCGTGCGTGGGTGCCGATACGGCTCGGCAAGACCGAAGTCGATCAAGTGCACGCGTCTTGCGGGTCGTTCCGCGACCCAGCAGGACATTGTCCGGCTTCAGGTCGCGGTGAACGTACCCCAGCTCGTGGAATGTTTCCAGCCTGTCGAGCAGTTGCAGCGCTAGCTGCGAAACCGTCTTCAGACCGAGCGTCTCCGCACAAGTCAGAAGGTCCTGCAGTGATGGCCCCAGGCGCTCCAAACCAGTACGTCGCGTTTTGCGATACGTACCGGCGTCGATGAGTCTGGGCCATCCACGGGCCTTCTGCAGCCGCGCATAGATCCGGCGCTCTCCGTGGCGAGCAGGAGCCGGTCCACCTCTTGCTGGCCATTTTCATCACCACCGGCTGCTTGGAGCGGGCATGGCTGCCCACCAACACCGTGCCGCAGCCACCAGCATCGAATTCGCCTTCAATCCGATAGGTGGAGAGATTCACCACCATCAAGGACTCCGGCGAACTAGAATTGGGCGCACGTCCTTCTCTAATCGACATGTTCGATTCTCTTTGGCCACCTGCTCAATGTAAtagaagcaacagcagaatcaatttttcgcaaaacactcgaaaaaccgttaaaagtgagagcgagaaaaaacacGTAACCTTGCGTTTAATCGTAGTGAGGATATAACCTGATGCATAAGTGTGGTCTACATATATAGCCTTTGGTTGGGTGATGTTCACATGTGTACTACGATCGAAACAGCAACTTGACAGATTACGCATTTTCGGCTGGTAACCATCTAGTTACCTCTGTGGTGTGTGGGTTTTGGAAACGCATCCAAGTGTTGTTACATTTCCAGGTCCGATTTTGGTTCATTTCGTCGTACCGGTGTCCTGGCCTGGCGTGGCCTGTGCGAGTTCTGTGCAGATCCTGTGTCGGGTCGTGTGTGCTTCTTCTATTGGGGTTTTCTTTGTACGGGTAAAAGTGATGGTTTTCTGGGACAGTGGCGCTCAGCATCGTTCCTTCATCCTGTAACAACCGGTAGGCAATTGTTTACATcgtttaaataatgttttgtttctttcagtCCGTGGATATGAAAAGCCAGCCCAACAGCCAGCAGCTGTATCACACCCGCCACCGTGCGTCTCCATGAGAATGCGTCAAAGTGGTGGACGCTTTTATCTCCGAAACAGGATCAACATCAAAGCATCAACCGGCGgcagaatttaaaaaagaacttATTACCCAGCCTGGATGGACGCAAGTCTTTAAAGTATGAATGCAAAAGTATTGAAAACCTCGCCCGGATTGGAACATAGAGAActaaaaaaacatgaattggtttttttatttgaatgatTGTGAACATTAACATTTAATCGCGTAGCGAAAACGTTTACTTTTTGTTGCAGAGAGAGTCTTCCAAACACGCGGATGTGTGCCTTTGATGGAAACGGTTATTTCGCGGATTCTAATTACACCTCGTAAAATGGTACCCGTTTTTCGGTCGCGATGTCGAGATGCCGCCGAGATGAAGCGTGCGAATTTGCGAATTGCGATGGCGAGAAAGCACCCGATCGCGCACGAATCGCGCGGCTCATTCGCCTCCTCGAACACGAACCAATGTCCCAATGTCGAACGTCATCTATCGGCGAGATTTAGTACTATTCAGAATCGCTGAATCTTACTGCCAACCGAAGCCGTACTTTGTAGTTTTTGTGGGATCGTCGCAACCGCGCAAGGTGGATGCAATCCGAGATCAGGTGAGGAAAGATAGAGACGAACACTAAgaaatcattaatttatttgctattttcacCTTTATTCCTTTATTATCTACGAGACACATGGACACACGAGGACAATTGCAGTAAGTATTTCCTGATTTAGTATCTCTGATGTTTGTTCAAAGAatgaataaatacaaaaatgcacttGCTTATAAGCAAGAaatgttttctgtttgctaTACTTTTTGAAACCAACGGTGTGTAGTGGGTTTAAAAAGGACACCAAAGTCCcccaactatggcgacccacCCACCCGGGTAAAGGGccttttccaccacctgattttttaatccaccttggcaACACACCCCATCCCGTGCAACGGGTTCAActgtcaacttttttttctcggttgaCTTAACACAACAGGAATTGTCGTAAGGATGGCTGCTACCGGTGGCATTCGGCCGTCATAGCAGCTGCTCATAGGCAccgctgtgctgctgcaggaTGCCCTGGTCCTGGTACGTCGACGCTGCCTTTCCCGCtgcttgtgtgtttggtggtgcATACTATCTCACCACCCGGTATCGTCACTCGCCTGGTGGGTTTCCCTTTTGTACCCGTAAACAGCCCATCCCAACATCGTCCTCACCCAGATTGAGGCTCCAGCGGTGGAAGTAGTAGGAGCACATTCTCCAAGCCGATTGGGATTCTCCAAGCCTGGTTCTCGGTGTACCATCCTCCTGATGTTCCGCTGGCCGATCCTGTAAGTAATCATTCGAACTTGTCAGTGTGGGataatgaatattttgttgtGGCAAACTTAGCTGTTGAAACCGTCGCCGTGAACGACCGCTCTCCCCCGCGTGCAGCAATCTCCAGGCTCCAGGTCAAACGTGAAGCTGAAACGTCTCCTTGCGTTTCACGTGGCCGTCCACTGCAACTCAAGTGGGGGCCCGGCTGGCCCTTCAATCTGATACTCGCTGCTAGGGTACTGCAGCGTGAATGATGATCCTTCATCCAGAAATTGCGTGCGTGCCTCGCACTCGCTTGTTCAATGCTTGCACAACCCGGGACACGACACAGGAGAATCTCGATCGACAAGGCTTTGTTACGTGGTTTGCGGCACAGCTTCATCTGCGTTACAGTCTCAACACGTTTAATGGGAGACATGCGCTTCGCATCATTCTCTTAGCGTATGATCCGTGTTCGATCGAACGAAGGTAGGGAGTTTCAATTTGCGATGGCGAGAAACCCGATCGCGCACGAATCGCAGGTCATTCGCTTCCTCGAACACGAACCATCtgaatttagcatcatctaTCGGTTCTGTTTTGTATTTCCCAATCAACTCTGGGGCTGTTTGGGACCCATAACCTTTCTCCATTTCGTGATTGTTCTGCAGTTTGTGGCAACCGTTCTTGCGTCAGTTCCGTGAATGCCTGTTTGGCACTTTCAATGAAGGCTTCTGTAATCCAATCTGTGTGTGATGATATGTGAGAAAGAAAGCTGCCCGCTTTTGCAGAACAGTGATGGAATAGGACTGGACTATAAAGGCCCCGATAGAATGCCTCAGACCAGTACGGTAAAGAGGAGCCAGACTTTCGAAGTAGTTGGTGTACGTTGGACACTATTTCTATTcgataaaatatttttggaaCAACCCAAGCTTTAAGAATCCGCGTCTGGGCACTTCTCGATTAGGGTGCGAGGGTTGTTTggtgtgaaatattttacatttccctGATATCCCGTTTTAGTTGTCCATTTTTGTAGGCCATTGATTCCGGACTGAAGTTCTTTCCTCTACATTCGGTTGCAGATATGGACATCGCTACTAAACCGGGGTAAGAATGCTTCAGACAAATGGCGAGTAGCAGCAAATGAATTATCTCGAAAACTAAGCGTCGAAGGAGAAACGTTCTCTTTCGCTACACGCATCCAAATCCCGATGTAAATTGAAGTGTTCGATGGCTTTTTCCATCACGAATCATATACCAAAATTCGGTTCATTTTCCGGAGCCGTTTTCAAATGACAGCCCGTGGCGCGTTCTGCAGAAGGACTTTGACTCCGATTTTGAGTAACGAGTGTTGGTCGTACCTACGCAAATGGTCGTTCCAAATTTGGTCTACTAGCCGCGCTCTATCCAACGAGGGATAACAATGGATCCGGGAAGGGTGAAAAAACATTCCCACACCTGTGTGTAAAACggtgaaaatttcacacaaaatcacgttttttgactggAAGAGTCGAGCTGAGTGGTTCCTAGGAGGACACGCTTGtgagacaaaagttgcacaacttgTACCGACGCGTCTGTCGCTGCCTGATATAGCTTTGTATTAGTTTCCGTTCGAAAGTAATTTGACGTTTTTCCTTCCTGCAGTATGGAACAGGGAGGGCGGGAGGAGGTGCAATACCCCACCGTCGGATAGTACTTGGCGAGAGCTTTCCATCGATGCCCCGCACGCACGCCCTTATAtaagctcgcgttcgaaagctATGCTCATGTAAAGGTGGCCTATCAAAATTTGTGTTCGTGGATCGGCGTCGGCAGTGGAAAACATCCCCACAATGTACGTTTGAAGTTGATGCTATCCGGCGAGGAAGAGTGGAAAATCGCAATCATTGCAAACTCGAAAATTAACTCGTTTTATATAGGCATTTgtacatttcaatttattccaaTGCTATACGTGTATTTTTACATGTAATCTTACactaaaatacaataaatacatATTTATTACCCCTCCAACCCCCATAGCATCAAATGTACGTGTAGCTCCGTTGATCCAGTACACTAGTTGGTGTCCCACTGACCGTCCTCTTTGGTTAGGCCGCTGGTGAGTCTGACAACACCAGAGGCCAACATCCAGTGGCGCCACGAGGAGGCAGAGGATCGGATTTGGCCACCGTCCCAGCATCGGGCTGTTCCTTCACGGCGCCTTATACTGGGGTGACTTACACGTCACTTTAGGAAAGCTGgaacgaagagagagagagagagagagagaagaaagaaattaGGTGCTGGTTTAGCAGCCAAACCGGTTCCAATCGAAATGCAAATCGTGCTGCATGGAATGTTGGCGCAACAGATTCCGGAACATCCGCTTCAGCTCGGTATAGTCCGGCGCGTCGCAGAATTCCATCCGCAACGCGTACTCGGTCAACCGCTGAAACTCAGCCGGCAGTCCTCTGCACAGCTCGCTGGGCGTAATGCACAACTTCAGAAGCAGTGCCTCGTCCGGATCAAATCGCTCCTCGGTACCATACCACGGTAGGCCACCGCGGAGCAAAAACACCAGCATGTAGGCGAGTGACAAAATGTCATCTCGCCTGCTCGGTGTATACTCCAGATGAGCGAACACTGGTGcaaattcgatcgttccggcGAACGGGAAAAACGCATCCTGCGCTATGTGTTCCCCCGTGCGTGGGTGCCGATACGGCTCGGCAAGACCGAAGTCGATCAAGTGCAGCGTCTTGCGGGTCGTTCCGCGACCCAGCAGGACATTGTCCGGCTTCAGGTCGCGGTGAACGTACCCCAGCTCGTGGAATGTTTCCAGCCTGTCGAGCAGTTGCAGCGCTAGCTGCGAAACCGTCTTCAGACCGAAGCGTCCTCCGCACAAGTTCAGAAGGTCCTGCAGTGATGGCCCCAGGCGCTCCAAAACCAGTACGTCGCGTTTGCGATACGTACCGGCGTCGATGAGTCTGGGCCATCCACGGGCCTTCTGCAGCCGCGCATAGATCCGGCGCTCCGTGGCGAGCAGGAGCCGGTCCACCTCTTTGCTGGCCATTTTCATCACCACCGGCTGCTTGGAGCGGGCATGGCTGCCCACCAACACCGTGCCGCAGCCACCAGCATCGAATTCGCCTTCAATCCGATAGGTGGAGAGATTCACCACCATCAAGGACTCCGGCGAACTAGAATTGGGCGCACGTCCTTCTCTAATCGACATGTTCGATTCTCTTTGGCCACCTGCTAAATGTAATtagaagcaacagcagaatcaatttttcgcaaaaacactcgaaaaaaccgttaaaagtgagagcgagaaaaaacacGTAACCTTGCGTTTAATCGTAGTGAGGATATAACCTGATGCATAAGTGTGGTCTACATATATAGCCTTTGGTTGGGTGATGTTCACATGTGTACTACGATCGAAACAGCAACTTGACAGATTACGCATTTTCGGCTGGTAACCATCTAGTTACCTCTGTGGTGTGTGGGTTTTGGAAAACGCATCCAAGTGTTGTTACATTTCCAGGTCCGATTTTGGTTCATTTCGTCGTACCGGTGTCCTGGCCTGGCGTGGCCTGTGCGAGTTCTGTGCAGATCCTGTGTCGGGTCGTGTGTGCTTCTTCTATTGGGGTTTTCTTTTGTACGGGTAAAAGTGATGGTTTTCTGGGACAGTGGCGCTCAGCATCGTTCCCTTCATCCTGTAACAACCGGTAGGCAATTGTTTACATcgtttaaataatgttttgtttactttcagtCCGTGGATATGAAAAGCCAGCCCAACAGCCAGCAGCTGTATCACACCCGCCACCGTGCGTCTCCATGAGAATGCGTCTAAGTGGTGGACGCTTTTATCTCCGAAACAGGATCAACATCAAAGCATCAACCGGCGgcagaatttaaaaaagaacttATTACCCAGCCTGGATGGACGCAAGTCTTTAAAGTATGAATGCAAAAGTATTGAAAACCTCGCCCGGATTGGAACATagagaactaaaaaaaacatgaaattggtttttgaatttgaatgattGTGAACATTAACATTTAATCGCGTAGCGAAAACGTTTACTTTTTGTTGCAGAGAGAGTCTTCCAAACACGCGGATGTGTGCCTTTGATGGAAACGGTTTATTTCGCGGATTCTAATTACACCTCGTAAAATGGTACCCGTTTTTCGGTCGCGATGTCGAGATGCCGCCGAGATGAAGCGTGCGAATTTGCGAATTGCGATGGCGAGAAAGCACCCGATCGCGCACGAATCGCGCGGCTCATTCGCCTCCTCGAACACGAACCAATGTCCCAATGTCGAACGTCATCTATCGGCGAGATTTAGTACTATTCAGAATCGCTGAATCTTACTGCCAACCGAAGCCgtattttgtagtttttgtgGGATCGTCGCAACCGCGCAAGGTGGATGCAATCCAAGATCAGGTGAGGAAAGATATAGACGAAGACTAAgaaatcattaatttatttgctattttcacCTTTATTCCTTTATTATCTACGAGACACATGGAGACACGAGGACAATTGCAGTAAGTATTTCCTGATTTAGTATCTCTGATGTTTGTTCAATAGAatgaataaatacaaaaatgcacttGCTTATAAGCAAGAaatgttttctgtttgctaTACTTTTTGAAACCAACGGTGTGTAGTGGGTTTAAAAAGGACACCAAAGTCCcccaactatggcgacccacCCACCCGGGTAAAGGGccttttccaccacctgatttttttaatccaccttggcaACACACCCCATCCCGTGCAACGGGTTCAActgtcaacttttttttctcggttgaCTTAACACAACAGGAATTGTCGTAAGGATGGCTGCTACCGGTGGCATTCGGCCGTCATAGCAGCTGCTCATAGGCAccgctgtgctgctgcaggaTGCCCTGGTCCTGGTACGTCGACGCTGCCTTTCCCGCtgcttgtgtgtttggtggtgcATACTATCTCACCACCCGGTATCGTCACTCGCCTAAACAGCCCATCCCAACATCGTCCTCACCGCAATCGGTCACCCAGATTGAGGCTCCAGCGGTGGAAGTAGTAGGAGCACATTCTCCAAGCCGATTGGGATTCTCCAAGCCTGGTTCTCGGTGTACCATCCTCCTGATGTTCCGCTGGCCGATCCTGTAAGTAATCATTCGAACTTGTCAGTGTGGGataatgaatattttgttgtGGCAAACTTAGCTGTTGAAACCGTCGCCGTGAACGACCGCTCTCCCCCGCGTGCAGCAATCTCCAGGCTCCAGGTCAAACGTGAAGCTGAAACGTCTCCTTGCGTTTCACGTTGGCCGTCCACTGCAACTCAAGTGGGGGCCCGGCTGGCCCTTCAATCTGATACTCGCTGCTAGGGTAACTTCAGCGGGAATGATGATCCTTCATCCAGAAATTGCGTGCGTGCCTCGCACTCGCTTGTTCAATGCTTGCACAACCCGGGACACGACACAGGAGAATCTCGATCGACAAGGCTTTGTTACGTGGTTTGCGGCACAGCTTCATCTGCGTTACAGTCTCAACACGTTAATGGGAGACATGCGCTTCGCATCATTCTCTTAGCGTATGATCCGTGTTCGATCGAACGAAGGTAGGGAGTTTCAATTTGCGATGGCGAGAAACCCGATCGCGCACGAATCGCAGGTCATTCGCTTCCTCGAACACGAACCATCtgaatttagcatcatctaTCGGTTCTGTTTTGTATTTCCCAATCAACTCTGGGGCTGTTTGGGACCCATAACCTTTCTCCATTTCGTGATTGTTCTGCAGTTTGTGGCAACCGTTCTTCCGTCAGTTCCTTGAATGCCTGTTTGGCACTTTCAATGAAGGCTTCTGTAATCCAATCTGTGTGTGATGATATGTGAGAAAGAAAGCTGCCCGCTTTTGCAGAACAGTGATGGAATAGGACTGGACTATAATGGCCCCGATAGAATGCCTCAGACCAGTACGGTAAAGAGGAGCCAGGGACTTTCGAAGACACACTATTTCTATTCGATAAACTATTTTTGGAACAACCCAAGCTTTAAGAATCCGCGTCTGGGCACTTCTCGATTAGGGTGCGAGGGTTGTTTggtgtgaaatattttacatttccctGATATCCCGTTTTAGTTGTCCATTTTTGTAGGCCATTAATTCCGGACTGAAGTTCTTTCCTCTACATTCGGTTGCAGATATGGACATCGCTACTAAACCGGGGTAAGAATGCTTCAGACAAATGGCGAGTAGCAGCAAATGAATTATCTCGAAAACTAAGCGTCGAAGGAGAAACGTTCTCTTTCGCTACACGCATCCAAATCCCGATGTAAATTGAAGTGTTCGATGGCTTTTTCCATCACGAATCATATACCAAAATTCGGTTCATTTTCCGGAGCCCGTTTTCAAATGACAGCCCGTGGCGCGTTCTGCAGAAGGACTTTGACTCCGATTTTGAGTAACGAGTGTTGGTCGTACCTACGCAAATGGTCGTTCCAAATTTGGTCTACTAGCCGCGCTCTATCCAACGAGGGATAACAATGGATCCGGGAAGGGTGAAAAAACATTCCCACACCTGTGTGTAAAACggtgaaaatttcacacaaaatcacgttttttgactggAAGAGTCGAGCTGAGTGGTTCCTAGGAGGACACGCTTGtgagacaaaagttgcacaacttgTACCGACGCGTCTGTCGCTGCCTGATATAGCTTTGTATTAGCTTCCGTTCGAAAGTAATTTGACGTTTTTCCTTCCTGCAGTATGGAACAGGGAGGGCGGGAGGAGGTGCAATACCCCACCGTCGGATAGTACTTGGCGAGAGCTTTCCATCGATGCCCCGCACGCACGCCCTTATAtaagctcgcgttcgaaagctATGCTCATGTAAAGGTGGCCTATCAAAATTTGTGTTCGTGGATCGGCGTCGGCAGTGGAAAACATCCCCACAATGTACGTTTGAAGTTGATGCTATCCGGCGAGGAAGAGTGGAAAATCGCAATCATTGCAAACTCGAAAATTAACTCGTTTTATATAGGCATTTgtacatttcaatttattccaaTGCTATACGTGTATTTTTACATGGAATCTTACactaaaatacaataaatacatATTTATTTCCCTTCAACCCCCATAGCATCAAATGTACGTGTAGCTTCGTTGAGCAAACGCTTGGTGTCCCACTGACCGTCCTCTTTGGTTAGGCCGCTGGTGAGTCTGACAACACCAGAGGCCAACATCCAGTGGCGCCACGAGGAGGCAGAGGATCGGATTTGGCCACCGTCCCAGCATCGGGCTGTTCCTTCACGGCGCCTTATACTGGGGTGACTTACACGTCACTTTAGGAAAGCTGgaacgaagagagagagagagagagagagaagaaaagaaattagGTGCTGGTTTAGCAGCCAAACCGGTTCCAATCGAAATGCAAATCGTGCTGCATGGAATGTTGGCGCAACAGATTCCGGAACATCCGCTTCAGCTCGGTATAGTCCGGCGCGTCGCAGAATTCCATCCGCAACGCGTACTCGGTCAACCGCTGAAACTCAGCCGGCAGTCCTCTGCACAGCTCGCTGGGCGTAATGCACAACTTCAGAAGCAGTGCCTCGTCCGGATCAAATCGCTCCTCGGTACCATACCACGGTAGGCCACCGCGGAGCAAAAACACCAGCATGTAGGCGAGTGACAAAATGTCATCTCGCCTGCTCGGTGTATACTCCAGATGAGCGAACACTGGTGcaaattcgatcgttccggcGAACGGGAAAAACGCATCCTGCGCTATGTGTTCCCCCGTGCGTGGGTGCCGATACGGCTCGGCAAGACCGAAGTCGATCAAGTGCAGCGTCTTGCGGGTCGTTCCGCGACCCAGCAGGACATTGTCCGGCTTCAGGTCGCGGTGAACGTACCCCAGCTCGTGGAATGTTTCCAGCCTGTCGAGCAGTTGCAGCGCTAGCTGCGAAACCGTCTTCAGACCGAAGCGTCCTCCGCACAAGTTCAGAAGGTCCTGCAGTGATGGCCCCAGGCGCTCCAAAACCAGTACGTCGCGTTTGCGATACGTACCGGCGTCGATGAGTCTGGGCCATCCACGGGCCTTCTGCAGCCGCGCATAGATCCGGCGCTCCGTGGCGAGCAGGAGCCGGTCCACCTCTTTGCTGGCCATTTTCATCACCACCGGCTGCTTGGAGCGGGCATGGCTGCCCACCAACACCGTGCCGCAGCCACCAGCATCGAATTCGCCTTCAATCCGATAGGTGGAGAGATTCACCACCATCAAGGACTCCGGCGAACTAGAATTGGGCGCACGTCCTTCTCTAATCGACATGTTCGATTCTCTTTGGCCACCTGCTAAATGTAATtagaagcaacagcagaatcaatttttcgcaaaaacactcgaaaaaaccgttaaaagtgagagcgagaaaaaacacGTAACCTTGCGTTTAATCGTAGTGAGGATATAACCTGATGCATAAGTGTGGTCTACATATATAGCCTTTGGTTGGGTGATGTTCACATGTGTACTACGATCGAAACAGCAACTTGACAGATTACGCATTTTCGGCTGGTAACCATCTAGTTACCTCTGTGGTGTGTGGGTTTTGGAAAACGCATCCAAGTGTTGTTACATTTCCAGGTCCGATTTTGGTTCATTTCGTCGTACCGGTGTCCTGGCCTGGCGTGGCCTGTGCGAGTTCTGTGCAGATCCTGTGTCGGGTCGTGTGTGCTTCTTCTATTGGGGTTTTCTTTTGTACGGGTAAAAGTGATGGTTTTCTGGGACAGTGGCGCTCAGCATCGTTCCCTTCATCCTGTAACAACCGGTAGGCAATTGTTTACATcgtttaaataatgttttgtttactttcagtCCGTGGATATGAAAAGCCAGCCCAACAGCCAGCAGCTGTATCACACCCGCCACCGTGCGTCTCCATGAGAATGCGTCTAAGTGGTGGACGCTTTTATCTCCGAAACAGGATCAACATCAAAGCATCAACCGGCGgcagaatttaaaaaagaacttATTACCCAGCCTGGATGGACGCAAGTCTTTAAAGTATGAATGCAAAAGTATTGAAAACCTCGCCCGGATTGGAACATagagaactaaaaaaaacatgaaattggtttttgaatttgaatgattGTGAACATTAACATTTAATCGCGTAGCGAAAACGTTTACTTTTTGTTGCAGAGAGAGTCTTCCAAACACGCGGATGTGTGCCTTTGATGGAAACGGTTTATTTCGCGGATTCTAATTACACCTCGTAAAATGGTACCCGTTTTTCGGTCGCGATGTCGAGATGCCGCCGAGATGAAGCGTGCGAATTTGCGAATTGCGATGGCGAGAAAGCACCCGATCGCGCACGAATCGCGCGGCTCATTCGCCTCCTCGAACACGAACCAATGTCCCAATGTCGAACGTCATCTATCGGCGAGATTTAGTACTATTCAGAATCGCTGAATCTTACTGCCAACCGAAGCCgtattttgta from Anopheles merus strain MAF unplaced genomic scaffold, AmerM5.1 LNR4000784, whole genome shotgun sequence encodes the following:
- the LOC121603044 gene encoding casein kinase I-like, whose product is MSIREGRAPNSSSPESLMVVNLSTYRIEGEFDAGGCGTVLVGSHARSKQPVVMKMASKEVDRLLLATERRIYARLQKARGWPRLIDAGTYRKRDVLVLERLGPSLQDLLNLCGGRFGLKTVSQLALQLLDRLETFHELGYVHRDLKPDNVLLGRGTTRKTLHLIDFGLAEPYRHPRTGEHIAQDAFFPFAGTIEFAPVFAHLEYTPSRRDDILSLAYMLVFLLRGGLPWYGTEERFDPDEALLLKLCITPSELCRGLPAEFQRLTEYALRMEFCDAPDYTELKRMFRNLLRQHSMQHDLHFDWNRFGC
- the LOC121603040 gene encoding uncharacterized protein LOC121603040 isoform X1, translated to MPWSWYVDAAFPAACVFGGAYYLTTRYRHSPKQPIPTSSSPQSVTQIEAPAVEVVGAHSPSRLGFSKPGSRCTILLMFRWPILIKCTCSFVEQTLGVPLTVLFG
- the LOC121603040 gene encoding uncharacterized protein LOC121603040 isoform X2; this translates as MPWSWYVDAAFPAACVFGGAYYLTTRYRHSPKQPIPTSSSPQSVTQIEAPAVEVVGAHSPSRLGFSKPGSRCTILLMFRWPILYGHRY